CGTATCGAGAGGAGAACCGACATGCATCACACCGTGGTGGAGCGCGAGCTGGAGCTCAAGCTCATCCTGTCGCCGGAGCGCAGCATCCCCGTCCCGGCCCGGCTCAGCTACCGCAGCGACGACCCCTTCGCCATCCACGTCGCCTTCCACACCAACTCCGAGCACCCGGTCGACTGGACGTTCGCCCGCGAGCTGCTGGTGGAGGGCGTGTTCCGGCCGTGCGGGCACGGGGACGTGCGGGTGTGGCCGACGAAGGTGAACGGGCGCGGCGTCGTGCTGATGGCGCTGAGTTCGCCGGACGGCGACGCGCTCCTGGAGGCGCCCGCGGCCCAGGTCTCGGCCTGGCTGGAGCGGACGTTGCGGGTGGTGCCCCCGGGGACCGAGGGTGAGCAGCTCGGCATCGACGACGGTCTGGCCGAACTGCTCGCCCCCACCCCGGCCGACGACCTGTGGCTGCGCGACCCGTGGCCGTCGGACGAGTCGAGGGAAGGGGAGTGACTCCGAAAAACTGTGACACTTCGCTACCCAGGTGTCACAGTTTTTCGGGAAGGGGGTGTCCCCCCGGCGACCACCGGCGACCACCGGTGACCACGGGCGACCACCGTCAGAACAGCTTGCCGGGGTTGAGGATGCCCAGCGGGTCGAAGGCCGCCTTGACCGCCCGCTGCATCTCCACGCCCACCGGGCCGAGTTCGCGCGCGAGCCACTCCTTCTTCAGCACGCCCACGCCGTGCTCGCCGGTGATGGTGCCGCCGAGTTCCAGGCCGAGGCCCATGATCTCGTCGAAGGACTCGCGGGCGCGACGGCACTCGTCGGGGTCCTGCGCGTCGAAGCAGACGGTGGGGTGGGTGTTGCCGTCCCCGGCGTGGGCCACGACCCCGATGGTCAACCGGTGCTTCTGCGCGATGCGTTCGACGCCGTCGAGCAGCTCGCCGAGTCTCGACCGGGGCACGCACACGTCGTCGATCATCGTCGTGCCCTTGACCGCCTCCAGGGCGACGAGCGACGACCGCCGTGCCTGGAGCAGGAGTTCGGACTCGGCGAAGTCGTCGGCGGGGACCACCTGGGTGGCGCCGGCCGCCTCGCACAGCGCGCCGACGGCGGCGAGGTCGGCGGCCGGGTCGGGGGTGTCGAAGGCGGCGAGGAGCAGGGCTTCGGTGGTGTCCGGCAGGCCCATGCGGGTCAGGTCGTTGACGGCCCGGACCGTCGTACGGTCCATCAGTTCGAGGAGGGACGGGACGTGCCCGTCCGCCATGATCCGGCACACCGCGTCGCAGGCGGCGGCCCCGGACGCGAACTCGGCCGCCAGCACCAACTGCCGCGGCGGCTGCGGCCGCAGCGCCAGGACCGCCCGTACGACGATGCCGAGCGAGCCCTCGGAGCCGACGAACAGGCGGGTGAGGTCGTACCCGGCGACGCCCTTCGCCGTACGGCGGCCGGTGGACATGAGCCGGCCGTCGGCCAGGACGACGTCCAGGCCGAGGACGTACTCGGCCGTCACCCCGTACTTCACGCAGCACAGGCCGCCCGAGGCGGTGCCGATGTTGCCGCCGATCGTGCACAGCTCCCAACTGGAGGGATCGGGCGGGTAGTACAGCCCCTGTTCGCCCACCGCGCGGGAGAGGGTCGCGTTCACGACGCCCGGTTCGACGACGGCGATCCGGTCGACCGGGCTGATCTCGAGGATCCGGTCCATCTTCGTCAGGGAGACCACGACGCAGCCCTCGGAGGCGTTGGCGCCGCCGGACAGGCCGGTGCGCGCGCCCTGCGGGACGACCGGGACGCGCAGCTCGCTCGCCGTGCGCATGACGTGCTGGACCTCCTCGACCGTGCGCGGCAGCACGACCACGGCCGGGGTGCCGGCCGGGCAGAAGCTCGCCATGTCGTTGGCGTAGGAGAGCGTGACGTCCGGGTCGGTGAGGACGGCGTCGGCGGGCAGGCCGGCGAGGAGACGGTCGAGGAGGTCGCCCGTCGCCACGGACGCGGCGGTGTGTCGTGCTTCCGAACGGCTCATGATCAAAGGTTCGCACCCGGGGCCATCGGTGTGAACCCCGTCCGGCCACCCCTTCGGCTGACGTCCTCCGGTCGCCGTACTGCCGCACAGTGAGCGCCATGGAGAGGGAGAAGGTCTCTTGGTTGCGTCGGCGGCTGCTGCTCGTCGGCTCGCTCGTGGGGTGTCTCGTGCTGGGCGGCGGGGTGCTGATGTGCCTGCCGGGCGACGAGCCCGCCGTCCGCTCGGCGCCGGCGGCGGGGGCGCAGGCGGGCACGGCGGTCCGGGCGGGGGTGCCGGCCGCGCTGCCCGATCTGGCGGTGCTGATCGGCGAGCGCGAGAGCCGGGTGCGGGCGCATCCGCGGGACGCGCGGTCCTGGACGGTGCTCGCCGCGGCCTACGTCGAACAGGGCCGGCGCACCGCCGACGCGGCCCTCCTCTACCCCAAGGCCGAGCAGGCGCTGCGGACCTCGCTGAAGGTGCGCCCCAAGAACAACGCCGAGGCCCTCGACGGCCTGGCCGCGCTGGCCAACGCGCGCCGCGACTTCCCCGCCGCCCTGGCCTTCGGCGAGGCCGCGCGCAAGCTGGCGCCGGCCCGCTGGACGACGTATCCGCAGCTCATCGACGCGTACACCGGGCTCGGCGACTACAAGAAGGCCCGCAAGGCGCTCGACAGGCTGACCGCGCTGCACTCCGGTCCCGCCGTGCGGGCGCGGGCGGCGGGCGTCTACTGGGAACGGGGCCGACGCGAGGACGCGCAGGCCGCGCTGGCCGACGCGGCGGCCGGCGCCACCGCCCCCGCCGAGCAGGCGGCCTGGCTGGAGCGGGCCGGGGAGTTCGCCTGGGAACGCGGCGAGCGGGAGGACGCGCTGCGGCACTTCCAGGAGGCGGTGCGGCTCGACCCCGACCAGCGGGCCGCGCAGGCCGGGCAGGGGCGTGCGCTGGCGGCCCTGGGGCGGACGTCGGAGGCGCTGAGCGCGTACCGGACGGCGCTCGCCCGGCAGCCGCTGCCGCAGTACGCGCTGGAGCTGGGCGAACTGTACGAGTCGCTGGGGCTCGCGCAGGCGGCGCGCGTGCAGTACGACCTGCTGCGGGCGCGGGTCCGGACGGACGCGGCGGGCGGGGTCGACGGGGACCTGGTGCTGGGCCTCTTCGAGGCCGACCACGGGGATCCGGCGTCGGCGGTCCGACGGCTGCGCGCCGAGTGGCGTCGGCAGCCGGGGATCCCGGTCGCGGACGCGCTGGGCTGGGCGCTGCACCGGGCCGGCGACGACAAGGAGGCGGTGAAGTTCGCCGCGATCGCCACCGACCGGGTGCACGGGGGCGCGGTGCACAGCGCGCCGTACCTCTACCACCGGGCCATGACCGAGCGGAGCCTGCGGCAGGACGGGCCGGCCCGCCGGCACCTCCAGGAGGCGTTGCGGATCAACCCGTACTTCTCGCCGCTGCTCGCCCCGGCCGCCCGCGCCACGCTGACGGAACTGGGCGCCGAGCCGGCCCCGGCGGACCTGCCCGAGTAACCCGGCCCCGGCCCGGTGGGCCTACAGGTTGCCGCGCTTCTCCTGCTCGCGCTCGATCGCCTCGAACAGGGCCTTGAAGTTGCCCTTGCCGAAGCCCATCGAGCCGTGCCGTTCGATGATCTCGAAGAAGACGGTCGGCCGGTCCTGGACCGGCTTGGTGAAGATCTGCAGCAGGTAGCCGTCCTCGTCGCGGTCGGCGAGGATCCTCAGCTCGCGCAGGGTCTCGACGGGGACGCGGGTGTCGCCGACCCACTCGCCGAGGGTGTCGTAGTAGGAGTCGGGGGTGTTCAGGAACTGGACGCCCGCCGCGCGCATGGTCCGTACCGTCTGCACGATGTCGCCGGTGTTGAGCGCGATGTGCTGGACGCCCGCGCCGCCGTAGAACTCCAGGTACTCGTCGATCTGGGACTTCTTCTTGGCGATGGCGGGCTCGTTGATCGGGAACTTGACCTTGAGCGTGCCGTCGGCGACGACCTTGGACATGAGGGCGCTGTACTCGGTGGCGATGTCGTCGCCCACGAACTCCTTCATGTTCGTGAAGCCCATGACCTTGTTGTAGAAGCCGACCCACTCGTTCATCCGGCCGAGCTCGACGTTGCCGACGCAGTGGTCGATCGCCTGGAAGGTGCGGTGGGCGCGCGGTTCGACGATCGGGGCGGCGGCGACGTAGCCGGGGAGGTAGGGGCCGTCGTAGCCGGAGCGGTCGACGAGGGTGTGGCGGGTCTCGCCGTACGTCGCGATCGCGGCCAGCACCACCGTGCCGTGCTCGTCCTTCAGCTCGTACGGCTCGGCGACCGGGCGCGCGCCGTGCTCGATCGCGTAGGCGTACGCGGCGCGGGCGTCCGGGACCTCGATGGCGAGGTCGACGACGCCGTCGCCGTGCTCGGCCACGTGCCCGGCGAGGAAGTGGCCCCAGGTGGTGGCGGGCTTGACGACGGAGGTGAGGACGAAGCGGGCCGAGCCGTTCGTGAGGACGTACGAGGCGGTCTCGCGGCTGCCCGTCTCCGGTCCGGAGTAGGCGACCAGCGTCATGCCGAAGGCGGTGGAGTAGTAGTGCGCCGCCTGCTTGGCGTTGCCCACGGCGAAGACGACCGCGTCCATTCCCTTCACCGGGAAGGGATCGGCCTGCCGGGCGGTGTCGGGAGTGTGGTGTGTGGTCTGCGTCATGACGAAAGCCTCGCGCCGGGCAGCAAGGTGCGCAATAGTTCGCTCCATCGCTGGGCAATGTGTGCAGCGGTACGACGGTTTCTGCGGGCTTTCTGTACAGGGTGACCATCACGGTGACGATCTCGGAGGCGGGCGGCGTGGCGATCGATCATCTGGACGGCCGGATCATCGTGCTGCTGGCGCGGGAGCCGCGGATCGGGGTGCTGGAGATGTCCCGGCGGCTGGGAGTGGCCCGGGGGACCGTGCAGGCGCGGCTCGACCGGCTTCAGTCGAGCGGAGTCATCCGGGGATTCGGCCCGGAGGTCGATCCGGCGGCCCTCGGCTACCCGGTCACCGCGTTCGCCACGCTGCAGATCCGGCAGGGGCAAGGGGCCGACGTACGGGCGCACTTGGGATCCGTCCCGGAGGTGCTGGAGCTGCACACCACCACCGGCGGCGGGGACATGCTGTGCCGGCTGGTGGCCCGGTCCAACGCCGATCTCCAGCGGGTGATCGACCTGGTCGTCGGTTTTGATGGCATTGTCCGGGCCTCCACCGCGATCGTGATGGAGAACCCCGTTCCGCTGCGGATCATCCCGCTGGTGGAGCAGGCGGCCGCACAGGCCCTGGACGACCGGGAAGGGCCTGGCCGGCCTGTGGGGTGAGGGCGTGTGAGCTCCTGGGAGTACCTGGCCGACCGGCACCGGCAACTGCTCACCGACGCCTGTCAACACGCCGGCGTCGTCTTCCAGTGCATGGTCGTGGCGACCCTGCTGGGCGTGCTGATCGGGGTCGTCGCCTACCGCAGCGACTGGGGCGGCAACCTCGCCGCCACCGCCACCTCCACCATCGGCCCTGTGGCAGCAGGTCCAACTGACCGTGATCTCCACCTTCTTCGTGCTGGTCATCGCGATCCCGCTGGGCATCCTGCTCACCCGGCGCAGGTTCCGCAGGGCGACCCCGGTCGCGCTGGCCCTCGCCAACATGGGGCAGGCGACCCCCGCGATCGGTCTGCTGGCGCTGCTGGTGATCTGGCTGGGCATCGGCCGCCGGGCCGCCCTGATCGGCATCATCGCCTACGCCATCCTGCCCGTGCTCTCCAACACCGTGGCGGGGCTGAAGGCCAACGACCCGACGCTGCTGGAGGCGGCCCGCGGGATCGGCATGTCCCCCACCGGGGTGCTGTCCCGGGTGGAACTGCCGCTGGCGATGCCGCTGATCCTGGCGGGCGTACGGACGGCTCTCGTCCTCAACGTCGGCACGGCGACCCTGGCGACCTTCGGCGGGGGCGGCGGCCTGGGCGTCCTGATCACGGCCGGCATCACCAACCAGCGCATGCCGGTCCTGGTCCTCGGCTCGATCCTCACCGTGTCCCTGGCCCTGCTGGTCGACTGGCTGGCCTCCCTGGCCGAGGTACTGCTGCGGCCACGGGGACTGGAGGCGGGGAAGTGAGCAGGGCGGCGAGAAGGCGGAGGTCCTGGGCGGTGAGCAGGGTGCGGTGTCTGGCCGGGGGGCTGGTGCTTCTGGCGGCGTCCGGCTGCGGACTGAGCAGCGGCTCCCCCATGGTCGACGACGTCTCCCCCGGCTCCATCGGGCAGGGCGAGCCGCTCGAGGGCGCTCAACTGACCGTGACGTCCAAGTCGTTCACCGAGAACCTCATCCTCGGCGCGATGATCGGCATCGCCTTCCAGGCGGCCGGCGCGGACGTGCTGGACCGCACCGGCATCCAGGGTTCCATCGGCAGCCGGGAGGCGGTCCGCAAGGGCGACGCCGACGCCATGTACGAGTACACGGGCACGGCGTGGATCACGTACATGGGCAACAGCGAGCCCGTCACCGACCCGCAGGCGCAGTGGCGGGCGGTCCGGGACGCCGACCTGAGGAACGGGGTGACCTGGCTGCCGCAGTCCCGGCTGGACAACACCTACGCGCTGGCCATGAACCAGGCCAACCACAAGAAGTACCGCACCAGGACGCTGTCGCAGGTGGCCGCGCTGTCGAAGTCGGACCCGAGCGCCGTAACACTGTGTGTGGAGGGCGAGTTCGCCAACCGGGCGGACGGGCTGCCGGGGATGGAGAAGGCGTACGGCATGAACGTGGCGTCGTCCCGGATCACGCAGATGGACACCGGGATCATCTACACCCAGGCGGCGAAAGGGAGTTGCGTCTACGGGGAGGTGTACACCACCGACGGCCGCATCAAGTCGATGAACCTGGTCGTGATGGACGACGACAAGGACTTCTTCCCCAACTACAACGCGGCCCCCGTGGTCAACTCCAAGGCGCTGAAGAGGTGGCCGGCGATCGCGGGCCTGCTGAACCCGATCACGAAGAAGCTCGACAACACGGTGGCACGGGAGCTGAACGCCAAGGTGGACGTCGAGGGGGAGGATCCGCATCAGGTGGCGCTGGAGTGGATGAAGGACGAGGGGTTCGTCAAGTAGCCCCCGCCGGAGGCCTCTTGGGGGACGTGGTTCAGCAGCTCGGTACCGAGCCCTTCCCCTTCTCCAGCGCTACGAGTGCGCTCACCGCGCCCTTGAGCGTGGTGACCGGGATCAGCCGCAGGCCCTTGGGCAGGTCGGTCTTCGCGTCGCCGCACTCGTCCTTCGGCACGAGGAACACCGTCGCCCCGTCGCGCCGGGCGGCCTGCGTCTTCAGGGCGACGCCGCCGACCGCGCCGACCTTGCCGTCGGCGTCGATGGTCCCGGTGCCGGCGATCGTGCGGCCGCCCGTGAGGTCGCCGCCGCCGCCGTCGCCGTCGAGCTTGTCGACGACGCCGAGCGAGAACAGCAGCCCCGCGCTGGGACCGCCCACGTCGGACAGTCTCAGCGTGACCTTGATGCCGTCGCCGGTCCGGTCGAGGTACTTCAGGGCGGCCTCGGCGGCGGCGTCCTGGGACTGCCGCATCTGCTCGGTGTTGTGCTGCTCGATCTCCTTGGTGCTCTCCCCGCTGGGGTACACGGAGTCGCGCGGCATGATCGCCTGGTCGGCGCGGAACCAGCCGTCGATCACATCGCCGAGCGAGACGTCCGCGTCGGGGCCGGTCGCCTCGATCGTCGTCATCCGCAACTGTCCGCTCGTGTCCCGGGTGGGCGCGCCGGAGACCGTGATGACCTGGTCGCCCTTGTTCTCGCCGAGGACGTTCGCCGTCATGCCCGGCTGCGCCACCGAGAACGGCAGCGGCGCGAAAGCGGCCATGGCGAGCAGCGCCACGAGGGGCAGGGCGCAGACGGTGAGGGCCTTGGGGCGTGAGAGACGAGAGAGCACGGGGTCAATGTAACCGCCGGGCCTGCGCAGACGACCGCGCAGGTACAGCCCACAGGCACAGCGCGCAGGCACAGCACAGGCACGCCGGGCCTGCGCAGACGACCGCGCAGGTACAGCCCACAGGCACGCCGACACAGCGCGCAGGTACAGGCAGCCTGCGGGCAGTCGTACCGCTTGGGTGCGTCACGGGCGAGCCGCTGGGGCGTCACGGGTGGGCGCGGGCGGCACCCGCCAAGCACCCCCGCGAGCGCCCGGCACCAGCCCACGGCACCCGCCCAGTGAACGTCAGCGCAGCGCCTCCGCCACCTCCCGCGCAGCGTCCAGCACCCGTGGTCCCACCCGCTCCGGCACCGCGTCCGCCAGCATCACCACGCCCACGCTCCCCTCGACGCCCGTCACCCCGAGCAACGGCGCCGCGGCCCCGCTCGCGCCCGCCTCCAGTTCCCCGTGCGTCAAGGTGTAGCCGGGCTGGTCCGGCAACTGCTGCCGGGCGGCGAGGATCGCCCGCCCCGCGGCACCCCGGTCCAGCGGGTGCCGGAACCCGGCCCGGTACGCCACGTGGTAGTCCGTCCAGGTCGGTTCGACGACGGCGACGGCGAGCGCCTCCGTGCCGTCCACCAGCGTCAGATGCGCGGTCGCCCCTATGTCCTCGGCCAGCGAGCGCAGCGCGGGCAGGGCGGCCTCCCGCACCAGCGGATGCACCTGGCGGCCGAGCCGCAGCACTCCGAGGCCGACCCGGGCTCGTCCGCCCAGGTCACGCCGTACGAGGGTGTGCTGCTCCAGGGTGGCGAGCAACCGGTACACGACGGTCCGGTTCACCCCCAGTTTGCTGGAAAGTTCGGTGACGGTCAGCCCGTGGTCGGTGTCGGCCAACAGCTTGAGAACCTTCAGTCCTCGATCGAGCGTCTGGGAGGTCTCCGCGGTCACGACTCCCACTCCTTAAGTGGTGAGGTCGGCAGGCCCCCATCGCGACGGATGCGTCACCGAGTCCCGTCGGCGACGCGCTACAGAGGCCGCCGATCGAAGACGGGCCCGGCGTGTCCGGGCCCAGTCGCTTCACGGCTGCGCTCCGCGGCGGCGCTGCCACGGGGCGTGTGCGTAGGCGGGACAGTAGCGAAGCAGGTTCGCTGAGCGGAAGGCTCCGTCCAGAATCCGGGCATGAGCCGGTACGGACTAACAGGATTTATCCCGATACGTACGGGGCGTGACAACGTTGTGCGCGCCCCCCGGAGCTCGCAGGACGCGGCCTCGCAGGGCACTGGACGTGCGGACGTCACTTCATCCGCGTGGCCCACTCCTGCACCTTGGCGATGCGCTGCCGCAACTGTCCCGCCGTCGCCTCCGCGCTCGGCGGTCCGCCGCACACGCGCCGCAGCTCGGTGTGGATCACGCCGTGCGGCTTGCCGCTCTGGTGGACGTACGCGCCGACCATCGTGTTGAGCTGCTTGCGCAGCTCCATCATCTCCTTGTGCGAGACGACCGGCCGCCGCTCGGCGGGCAGTTCCAGCAGGTCGGCGTCCTCGTCCGGCTTCTTCCTGCTGTGCGCGATCTGCTTGGCCTGCCGCTTCTGGAGCAGCATCTGCACCTGGTCGGGCTCCAGCAGCCCCGGGATGCCGAGGTAGTCCTGCTCCTCCTCGCTGCCCGGGTGGGCCTGCATGCCGAACTCGGCGCCGTTGTACATCACCCGGTCGAAGACGGCCTCGGACTCCAGCGCCTCGAAGGCGAACTGCTCCTGCTCGCCGGTGTCCTCGTCCTGCTCCTTGTTCGCCTCGTCCATCTCCTGCTCGGACTCGGCGTACGGATCCTCCTCGCCCTCCTTCTTGGGCTTGTCGAGGGCGTGGTCGCGCTCGACCTCCATCTCGTTGGCGAAGGTGAGCAGATCGGGCACGGTCGGCAGGAACACGGAGGCGGTCTCGCCGCGCCGCCTCGACCGCACGAAGCGCCCGACGGCCTGCGCGAAGAAGAGGGGCGTGGAGATGGTCGTCGCGTACACGCCGACGGCGAGGCGCGGCACGTCGACGCCCTCCGACACCATCCGCACCGCGACCATCCACCGGTCGTTGCTCGCGCTGAACTCGTCGATGCGGTTGGACGCGCCGTTGTCGTCGGACAGGACGAGGGTCGCCTTGTCGCCGGTGATCTCCCGGATCAGCTTCGCGTAGGCGCGGGCGGAGTCCTGGTCGGAGGCGATGACGAGCGCACCGGCGTCCGGGATGGCCTTCCTGACCTCGGTGAGCCGCCGGTCGGCGGCGCGCAGCACGCTCGGCATCCACTCGCCGCGCGGGTCGAGCGCGGTACGCCAGGCCTGGCTGATCGCGTCCTTGGTCATCGGCTCGCCGAGCCGCGCCGCGATCTCGTCGCCGGCCTTCGTCCGCCAGCGCATGTTGCCGCTGTAGGAGAGGAAGATGACGGGCCGCACGACGTTGTCGGCGAGCGCCGACCCGTACCCGTAGGTGTAGTCGGCCGACGACCGCCGGATCCCGTCGTTGCCCTCCTCGTACGTCACGAAGGGGATGGGGTTGGTGTCGGACCGGAACGGCGTACCGGTGAGCGCGAGACGGCGGGTGGCCGGCTCGAACGCCTCCAGGCACGCCTCGCCCCACGACTTGCTGTCACCGGCGTGGTGGATCTCGTCGAGGATGACGAGGGTCTTGCGCTGCTCGGACCGGTTGCGGTGCAGCATCGGCCGGACGCCGACGCCCGCGTACGTCACGGCGACCCCGTGGTAGTCCTTGCTCAGCGGTCCGGCGCTGTACTCGGGATCGAGCCTGATCCCTATCCTCGCGGCCGCTTCCGCCCACTGCTTCTTCAGGTGCTCGGTCGGCGCGACCACCGTCACCTGCTGCACGACGTGGTGGTGCAGCAGCCAGGAGGCGAGGGTCAGCGCGAACGTCGTCTTGCCGGCGCCGGGGGTGGCGACGGCGAGGAAGTCGCGCGGCTGCTCCTGGAGGTACCTCTCCATCGCCCCCTGCTGCCAGGCACGCAGCTTGCTGGCGGTGCCCCAGGGCGCGCGGCCGGGAAAGGCGGGCGACAGGTGGTGGGAGGACGTGGAGGTGGCGGCGGTGGTAGTCACGGTCTCCGGGTTCGTGGTCGAAATCAGAGGGGCCGCGCGAAGCGCGTCGGACAGGGCTGTGGTGGGTGACGGGCGGGCGGCTCAGCTGTATGGAGCTGTACAGGGCGTACGGGGCTGTGTGGAGCTGTGCGGGGCTGTGCGGGGCTGTGCGGGGCTGTGCAGGAAGGACTCGGCTGCGTATGACAACCGGGCCACCCTACCGGCGGCCCGACGGTGCCGATGGGCGAACGAGGCCGGGCAGCCGGTGGGTGGGACTCACGTCACAGCGCCCGCAGTCGCCGCGCGATCACCGCGACCTCGGACTCCGTACCGGACGCCACGTCGATGACCAGGTCGTACGCCGCGTCCTGGTCACAGGCGGCGAGATCCACACCGTGCAGCGCGAGAAAGGTCGCGGTGGCCAGCCAGGCCGCGCGCTTGTTGCCGTCGACGAGGGGGTGGTTCGTGGCGATCGCGTGCAGGAGGGCGGCGGCCTGCTCGTGTAGGTCGTCGTACGCGGCCGTACCGAACATCCGGGCACGGGGCCGATGCACGGCGGACGCGAGCAGACCGGGCTCCCGCGCCTCAGGAGCCCGCCCCCCGAAGGCGATCCGCGCGATGTCGGCGACCTCGGCGAGGGTGAGATGCCGGGTGGGGTGAGGGGCGGACCGAGGGGCGGGGCGGTTCCCGGGGGTGCGGCTCATTCCCCCAACCTCCGCAGCAGGCCGGCGTGGGCTCCCGCGAGCCGCTCGGCCACGGCCCGCACCCGCGCCTCCTCCACCCGCAGACCCGCCCGTACGGCGTCCAGCGCGACGTCCTCCGGCCGACGCCCGGTGGCGTCCGCGAGGTCGTCCAGGGCATGCCGGAGACCGGGGTCGAGGGGGAGGGCGAGGGCGAGGGAGGTGTCGGGCTGCATACGGCCGAGCGTAGGAGGCGGACGAGGTCACCGGCGAGGGGTTTTGACCCCGGGCTTCACCCGCACCCGGGTGCCGGCCCCCCAAGCCCCGAACAACGCGACGGACGGCAGTCCCCGGGCCGCCCGCCACGTCCCGCGCGGCAACAGCCCGAGCACGGCGGGCACGAGCAACGCGACACCGACCGCACCCGGCAGCAACGCGACCGGCCGCAGATCCTGGGCGGCGTACTGCAGCAGCCCGGCACCGAGGCCAGAAGTCGGTTCCCCGACGGTCCGCCGGTCGTACGCCCACGCACCGCCTTCCCCGTTTCATGAACGCGGTATGGCAGTCCCATTGCAGCCCGCCCCGCCCCCTTGAACCCCACCTCACCCCACCCATACGGTCAAAGCACCAAGTCCGGACGGGAACTCCAACTCCCCACCCCGACCTGGCCGTGTGCCCGAGTGGTTTAGGGGCTCGCCTGCAAAGCGAGTTACGTGGGTTCAATTCCCGCCACGGCCTCTGTAGCTGGTCTGACCAGCGGACGTGACCACTGGGACCTCTGGGTCTGAAGACTCCCCCAGCCGCCTGCTCCCCCGTGTCAGATGACAGGGGTTTACCGGGTCTTCGAGCTTGGGCAGTGCGGCTCTCTGTCGGGTGCCTGCCCCGGGGGGCCGCACAGGAAGGTGACACTTCGGTGCGGGAGTGTCACATTTCCGCACCTCACCTATCGGGGACGCGGCGTGCCCGCGCACCGCTCAACTTCGAAGAACCGGCTCACCCCCTGCCCACGACCGATCTGCACTATGCCAATGGCCGCATCCGCTGGACGCGCCAGTCCTGCTCCGCTCCGCCTGGGCGTGTCTGGAAGCCTGGCCGCCCGACAGGCGGCCGCACGCTTGAGAGCGCGTCAGCCTGCGGAGCAGAGCCCGTCCGTCGGGCAGAACATGACCCAGGTGGAGTTGTAGCCGGTTCGTATGGTCGCGGGGTTCGGGGTGGGGCCGTCGTTCAGGTAGGAGCCTGTGTCGGGGGTGGCGGTGAAGGTGACCGTCGTTCCGATGTCGAAGGTCGCGGTGCAGGTGCCGGTCGGGTACGGCTGGGGTTCGTTCGATGCGTACGGGTCCCATGCCGACTGGTGGCAGTTGATTCCGGCGGGCTGGCTGGTGATGGTGCCGCCGCCCCAGCCGTCGCTGACCCACGCGGACAGTTGAGCGGTGGACTGAGCCTGGACCGGGGTGACTGAGGCGATCGCGGCGGCCGTGGCGAGTGCGGTGACGACTCCCGTCACGCGCCAGGCGCCGTTCCTGTTCTTCCTCTGCTTCCGCTGTTTCCTCTGTCTTCTCATGGGTGGCTCCCTTGGAGCGAACCGTGTCGACCCCCTGCGACCAGCCTATTCGCCCCCTCGGGAGTGTGCTACGGGACGGGTACCCGGTCGGCGTCGGCTCTCCCCGGTGGGCAATACAGCTAGGCGCACAGGCCGCCGCCCGCCTCGTCCTCGAACATGCCCGGCCAGTAGCGCAGGCCGTCGTCCGTGGGGATGGTCGGGTTCGGGGTCGGGTCGCAGGCGACCGGGTCCACGGCGGCCAGGGTGCGGGACATCGCGTCGGCCAACTGGTCGTAGGCCGCGGTCAGTTCGTGTACCGCGTCCAGGGCGCGTTCGCGTCGTATCAG
The Streptomyces sp. NBC_01485 genome window above contains:
- a CDS encoding S16 family serine protease yields the protein MLSRLSRPKALTVCALPLVALLAMAAFAPLPFSVAQPGMTANVLGENKGDQVITVSGAPTRDTSGQLRMTTIEATGPDADVSLGDVIDGWFRADQAIMPRDSVYPSGESTKEIEQHNTEQMRQSQDAAAEAALKYLDRTGDGIKVTLRLSDVGGPSAGLLFSLGVVDKLDGDGGGGDLTGGRTIAGTGTIDADGKVGAVGGVALKTQAARRDGATVFLVPKDECGDAKTDLPKGLRLIPVTTLKGAVSALVALEKGKGSVPSC
- a CDS encoding IclR family transcriptional regulator, with translation MTAETSQTLDRGLKVLKLLADTDHGLTVTELSSKLGVNRTVVYRLLATLEQHTLVRRDLGGRARVGLGVLRLGRQVHPLVREAALPALRSLAEDIGATAHLTLVDGTEALAVAVVEPTWTDYHVAYRAGFRHPLDRGAAGRAILAARQQLPDQPGYTLTHGELEAGASGAAAPLLGVTGVEGSVGVVMLADAVPERVGPRVLDAAREVAEALR
- a CDS encoding DEAD/DEAH box helicase — its product is MTTTAATSTSSHHLSPAFPGRAPWGTASKLRAWQQGAMERYLQEQPRDFLAVATPGAGKTTFALTLASWLLHHHVVQQVTVVAPTEHLKKQWAEAAARIGIRLDPEYSAGPLSKDYHGVAVTYAGVGVRPMLHRNRSEQRKTLVILDEIHHAGDSKSWGEACLEAFEPATRRLALTGTPFRSDTNPIPFVTYEEGNDGIRRSSADYTYGYGSALADNVVRPVIFLSYSGNMRWRTKAGDEIAARLGEPMTKDAISQAWRTALDPRGEWMPSVLRAADRRLTEVRKAIPDAGALVIASDQDSARAYAKLIREITGDKATLVLSDDNGASNRIDEFSASNDRWMVAVRMVSEGVDVPRLAVGVYATTISTPLFFAQAVGRFVRSRRRGETASVFLPTVPDLLTFANEMEVERDHALDKPKKEGEEDPYAESEQEMDEANKEQDEDTGEQEQFAFEALESEAVFDRVMYNGAEFGMQAHPGSEEEQDYLGIPGLLEPDQVQMLLQKRQAKQIAHSRKKPDEDADLLELPAERRPVVSHKEMMELRKQLNTMVGAYVHQSGKPHGVIHTELRRVCGGPPSAEATAGQLRQRIAKVQEWATRMK
- a CDS encoding type II toxin-antitoxin system death-on-curing family toxin, which gives rise to MSRTPGNRPAPRSAPHPTRHLTLAEVADIARIAFGGRAPEAREPGLLASAVHRPRARMFGTAAYDDLHEQAAALLHAIATNHPLVDGNKRAAWLATATFLALHGVDLAACDQDAAYDLVIDVASGTESEVAVIARRLRAL